The following are encoded in a window of Sulfurimonas sp. C5 genomic DNA:
- a CDS encoding ankyrin repeat domain-containing protein codes for MKMKDNEFLKIPVINFSDEEEASFECGDEEDGWPALMRTVNQGRKELVECLLSTGIDIELKDEDGWTALILAARNSQKEIVELLLSKGADVSANDNKGWTALMHAVNHGGNKELVELLLSKGANIEAKDEDGRTALTIAKEKGHMNMLQILEA; via the coding sequence ATGAAAATGAAAGATAATGAGTTTCTTAAAATTCCTGTTATTAATTTTAGCGATGAAGAAGAAGCGTCTTTTGAATGTGGAGATGAAGAAGATGGCTGGCCAGCTTTAATGCGTACAGTGAATCAAGGTAGAAAGGAACTAGTAGAGTGTTTATTATCAACAGGTATAGACATTGAGTTAAAAGATGAAGATGGCTGGACAGCATTAATATTAGCAGCTAGAAATTCTCAAAAAGAGATAGTAGAGTTGTTGTTATCAAAAGGTGCAGATGTTTCTGCAAACGATAATAAGGGTTGGACAGCTCTAATGCATGCAGTGAATCATGGTGGTAACAAGGAATTAGTAGAGCTATTATTATCAAAAGGTGCAAATATTGAGGCAAAAGATGAAGATGGCAGAACAGCATTGACTATTGCTAAGGAAAAAGGACATATGAATATGCTTCAGATACTTGAAGCATAA
- a CDS encoding sulfite:cytochrome C oxidoreductase subunit B, giving the protein MKKILLLAILSVSSLFAQVKSDVEVPYIAYEIKMGEGFDAIQANCLMCHSFGYIINQGPQSKDFWAKKVDKMITHFKAPITKEDAKICTEYLFEHYGNGKTK; this is encoded by the coding sequence ATGAAAAAAATATTATTATTAGCAATTTTATCGGTAAGTTCACTTTTCGCACAAGTAAAAAGTGATGTAGAAGTTCCATATATCGCATATGAAATCAAAATGGGTGAAGGTTTTGATGCTATTCAAGCAAATTGTTTGATGTGTCATTCATTCGGTTATATTATTAACCAAGGGCCGCAATCAAAAGATTTTTGGGCTAAAAAAGTAGATAAAATGATCACTCATTTTAAAGCACCAATTACAAAAGAAGATGCAAAAATTTGTACAGAGTACTTATTTGAGCATTACGGTAACGGTAAAACAAAATAA
- a CDS encoding molybdopterin-dependent oxidoreductase, whose amino-acid sequence MQRREFLKSSLVASAAVLGSTALSAGETTQPIDNRKVSNMAFPEKKPLITYSDRPPLLESPRSVFTQGITPNDEFFVRWHLPEIPTHNDPDKYTIKVNGLVEKELEISLKELKTEFEQVEVTAVLQCGGNSRSAFHPIAGGIQWGSGAMGCAKWKGVRLRDVLNRAGLKKEAHWIGFNGKDNAAYYETPNFVREIETHELDDHVILAYEMNGEDLPYLNGYPIRLVMPGYYSDSWVKMLSNITVTDKYKHLFFMDVAYRIPDNATESETPDKHFKPTKPITHMNVKSVIGYPENGMKVYHNSHVVVRGVAFDDGTGIRDVMISTDEGKTWEKALLKQDNGRYSYTEFRYSFKPTKYGQLKFMAKAINRLGKEQPLAKDILWNHGGYKYNGIDVVTVEVV is encoded by the coding sequence ATGCAAAGAAGAGAGTTCCTAAAGAGTTCTCTTGTAGCTTCAGCAGCTGTTCTTGGCAGTACTGCTTTATCTGCGGGGGAAACTACACAACCGATAGACAATAGAAAAGTTTCAAATATGGCTTTTCCAGAAAAAAAACCATTAATTACATATTCAGACAGACCACCACTTTTAGAATCACCTAGAAGTGTATTTACGCAAGGAATCACTCCGAATGATGAGTTCTTCGTAAGATGGCATTTACCTGAAATTCCAACACACAATGATCCTGATAAATATACGATCAAAGTTAACGGTTTAGTTGAAAAAGAATTAGAAATTTCATTAAAAGAATTAAAAACAGAATTTGAACAAGTTGAAGTAACAGCTGTTTTACAATGTGGGGGAAATTCTCGTTCAGCATTCCATCCAATTGCAGGTGGTATCCAATGGGGTAGCGGTGCTATGGGATGTGCTAAATGGAAGGGTGTAAGACTTCGTGACGTTCTTAACCGTGCAGGTCTTAAAAAAGAAGCACATTGGATTGGATTTAACGGAAAAGACAACGCTGCTTACTACGAGACTCCAAACTTTGTTAGAGAGATTGAAACACATGAACTTGACGATCATGTTATCCTTGCTTATGAGATGAATGGTGAAGACCTTCCATATTTAAACGGTTATCCAATTCGTTTAGTAATGCCAGGTTACTACTCAGACAGCTGGGTTAAAATGTTAAGTAACATTACTGTAACAGATAAATATAAGCATTTATTCTTTATGGATGTTGCTTACCGTATACCGGACAATGCAACTGAAAGTGAAACACCGGATAAACATTTTAAACCAACAAAACCTATTACACATATGAACGTAAAATCTGTTATTGGTTACCCTGAAAACGGAATGAAGGTTTACCATAACTCTCACGTAGTAGTTCGTGGTGTTGCTTTTGATGATGGTACTGGTATTAGAGACGTAATGATCTCGACAGATGAAGGTAAAACTTGGGAGAAAGCTCTACTTAAACAGGATAACGGACGTTATTCATATACGGAATTTAGATATTCATTTAAACCGACAAAATATGGTCAATTAAAATTTATGGCAAAAGCTATTAACCGTTTAGGTAAAGAACAACCACTTGCAAAAGATATTCTATGGAACCACGGTGGTTACAAATATAACGGTATCGACGTTGTAACAGTTGAAGTAGTTTAA
- a CDS encoding HIT domain-containing protein: MKDILYAPWRDEYITNEKIEGCVFCHISSHKSDDEKLHVIYRDEHCFMVMNRYPYTPGHFMIIPHTHTDKLEDLESEVWLHISALAQKGVRLLKEGLGAHGVNIGMNLGKAGGAGIAEHIHLHLVPRWERDTNFITAIGNNRVYSTDFEKIYHKIKKLSQNYI, translated from the coding sequence GTGAAAGATATTTTATATGCACCTTGGCGAGATGAATATATTACGAATGAAAAAATAGAGGGTTGTGTTTTTTGTCATATCAGTTCCCATAAAAGCGATGATGAAAAACTTCATGTGATTTACCGAGATGAGCACTGTTTTATGGTAATGAACAGATATCCATACACACCTGGACATTTTATGATTATTCCCCATACACATACAGATAAATTAGAAGATTTGGAAAGTGAAGTATGGTTACATATTTCTGCTTTGGCACAAAAAGGGGTTCGTCTTTTAAAAGAAGGGCTTGGAGCACACGGTGTAAACATTGGAATGAACTTAGGAAAAGCTGGTGGGGCAGGGATTGCTGAGCACATTCACTTACATTTGGTTCCTAGATGGGAAAGAGATACAAACTTTATTACTGCTATAGGAAACAACCGAGTTTATTCTACAGATTTTGAAAAAATTTACCACAAGATCAAAAAACTATCACAAAATTACATTTAA
- a CDS encoding inorganic phosphate transporter encodes MDLTTFLIVLTVMSVFLYDFTNGFHDSADMVATAIASRAMAPHTAIAIVSIFTFLGPLLVGLYVADTIGTFVELSSATLRDAQALVIASLLAAITYNLITWKFGLPSSSSNSLAGGLVGAGLFVVGESGINWGLEALSNGQLEGLMKVVAGLFISPFFGFIIGFIIMKLIFFLFSRLTVKAKPFFILSQYFSVAWLGFSHGANDAQKGMAIIGMILLASHQTSEFTVPLWVVLMCTTAITLGTMFGGWSIIKTLGFELYHLKLIHSVANQLGSALVNTIATSIGAPTSTTQVVVATLVGNGVAEKPSHVGWSRVFHIILGWFVNLPVSMLFGVIYTYLIINLLGVFS; translated from the coding sequence ATGGATTTAACGACTTTCTTAATAGTTTTAACGGTAATGAGTGTCTTTTTATACGACTTTACCAATGGTTTTCATGATTCTGCAGACATGGTTGCAACTGCTATTGCCTCTCGTGCAATGGCACCGCACACGGCAATTGCAATTGTGAGTATTTTTACTTTTTTAGGACCCCTTCTAGTAGGTTTGTATGTAGCAGATACTATCGGTACGTTTGTGGAGCTCTCAAGTGCTACTCTGCGTGATGCCCAAGCTTTGGTTATTGCATCGCTTTTGGCTGCAATTACGTACAACCTCATTACTTGGAAGTTCGGTTTGCCTTCATCCTCTTCAAACTCTTTAGCAGGAGGGTTAGTCGGTGCAGGATTGTTTGTGGTAGGTGAAAGTGGAATAAACTGGGGATTGGAAGCACTTAGCAATGGTCAGCTTGAAGGTCTTATGAAAGTAGTTGCAGGACTTTTTATCTCTCCTTTTTTTGGGTTTATTATAGGGTTTATTATCATGAAACTTATCTTTTTTCTTTTTTCAAGATTAACGGTAAAAGCAAAACCTTTTTTCATCCTATCTCAATACTTCAGCGTAGCCTGGCTTGGTTTTTCTCACGGAGCCAACGATGCACAAAAAGGGATGGCAATTATAGGGATGATTTTGCTTGCTTCTCACCAAACAAGTGAATTTACAGTTCCACTTTGGGTTGTATTGATGTGTACAACTGCCATTACTCTTGGAACGATGTTTGGAGGATGGAGTATTATTAAAACTCTAGGATTTGAACTCTATCATCTAAAGCTTATCCATTCTGTTGCCAACCAATTGGGCTCGGCACTGGTCAATACAATTGCAACCTCTATAGGAGCACCGACATCCACAACACAAGTAGTCGTTGCTACACTAGTCGGAAACGGAGTAGCAGAAAAACCTTCACATGTAGGCTGGTCAAGAGTCTTCCATATTATCTTGGGATGGTTTGTAAACCTTCCTGTTTCTATGCTCTTTGGAGTCATTTATACCTATCTTATTATTAATCTTTTAGGAGTATTCTCATGA
- a CDS encoding TRAP transporter large permease subunit: MIALIMFLVALALLLFGIPVAFAFGAVAIMFAFFTPDIGFEVFNIMPFRIYGIMSNSTLMAVPLFIMMGLILEKSGMAEKLLISMDSLFKSVRGGLGISVVLVGAILAASTGIVSASVVMMSVIALPLMLKAGYNKSLASGTIAASGTLGQIIPPSIILIVLGDVMSVSVGELFMGAVLPGLVLVGLYIAYILIRAFINKEDAPALVSNEKSSFKELIFAIIPPLLLMVSVLGSIFAGIASPTESAAFGVVGGFILATFNKTLSFKMIKYALFETMKLSGMIFMILIGATAFSLVFNELGGTDLILEFFSEDIGDVWVFITVAMLSIFILGFFIDFIEISFIIVPILVPVMNAFGIDPIWFAILIALNLQASFLTPPFGLSLFFLKGAAKDTLTTMQIYKGVIPFILLQLVALALVMLFPDLVFAFI; this comes from the coding sequence ATGATAGCACTTATAATGTTTTTAGTCGCTCTTGCTCTTTTACTTTTTGGAATTCCTGTAGCATTTGCTTTTGGTGCCGTTGCTATAATGTTTGCATTTTTTACTCCGGATATCGGCTTTGAAGTGTTTAATATTATGCCGTTTAGAATTTACGGAATTATGAGCAATTCGACGTTAATGGCAGTACCGCTTTTTATTATGATGGGTCTTATTTTAGAAAAGTCCGGAATGGCGGAGAAGTTACTTATATCCATGGATTCACTTTTTAAAAGCGTACGCGGCGGACTTGGGATAAGCGTAGTTCTTGTCGGTGCTATTTTGGCAGCTTCTACTGGGATAGTTTCGGCAAGTGTTGTAATGATGAGTGTTATCGCATTGCCGTTGATGTTGAAAGCGGGCTACAATAAATCTCTTGCAAGCGGGACTATCGCTGCAAGTGGGACACTTGGGCAAATTATACCACCATCGATCATTCTGATCGTACTTGGTGATGTTATGAGTGTAAGTGTAGGCGAGCTTTTCATGGGAGCTGTTTTACCAGGGCTTGTACTAGTTGGACTTTATATTGCATATATCTTAATTAGAGCATTTATAAACAAAGAGGATGCTCCTGCTCTTGTTAGTAATGAGAAAAGTTCTTTCAAAGAGTTGATTTTTGCGATCATCCCTCCCTTACTTTTGATGGTATCAGTTCTTGGAAGTATCTTTGCAGGTATCGCTTCTCCTACAGAATCTGCTGCATTTGGTGTAGTTGGGGGCTTTATTTTAGCAACTTTCAATAAAACACTTAGTTTTAAGATGATTAAGTACGCGCTTTTTGAGACAATGAAATTAAGTGGTATGATCTTTATGATCCTTATCGGTGCTACAGCTTTTTCATTAGTATTTAACGAACTGGGCGGAACGGATCTGATTTTAGAGTTTTTCTCTGAAGATATCGGCGATGTTTGGGTGTTTATTACCGTGGCAATGCTGAGTATTTTTATACTTGGATTTTTTATAGATTTTATTGAGATCAGTTTTATTATCGTACCTATTTTGGTACCTGTAATGAATGCTTTTGGAATCGATCCTATCTGGTTTGCGATACTGATAGCACTCAATCTGCAAGCATCTTTCTTGACACCGCCGTTTGGACTGAGTCTTTTCTTTTTAAAGGGTGCGGCAAAAGATACGCTTACTACAATGCAGATCTATAAAGGGGTCATTCCGTTTATCCTACTTCAGTTAGTTGCATTAGCACTTGTTATGCTGTTCCCAGATCTGGTTTTTGCCTTTATCTAA
- a CDS encoding TRAP transporter small permease subunit: MNFIDAITKYLSYVTAFIMATLVVLVVYDATLRYLFSEGSTALQELQWHFFDVVILLSIAYTLKHNAHVRVDIFYDKFSRKKQLFVNIFAYLFFILPFAFLIIYISLGFVEMSFAQNEASSDPGGLPYRWIIKSLIPLSFTLVVLQTLKELVTDFREWRSL; this comes from the coding sequence ATGAATTTTATTGATGCTATAACAAAATACCTCTCTTATGTGACGGCTTTTATTATGGCTACACTTGTAGTACTTGTAGTATATGATGCGACCTTAAGATACCTGTTTTCAGAAGGTTCAACGGCACTGCAAGAACTGCAATGGCATTTTTTTGATGTTGTGATTTTATTGAGTATCGCTTATACCCTCAAACACAATGCTCATGTAAGGGTAGATATCTTTTACGATAAGTTCTCTAGAAAAAAGCAACTATTTGTAAATATTTTCGCATATCTATTTTTCATCCTTCCTTTTGCTTTTTTAATTATCTATATCTCTTTAGGATTTGTTGAGATGAGTTTTGCGCAAAATGAGGCTTCTAGTGATCCTGGTGGACTCCCTTATAGATGGATCATTAAATCTTTAATTCCTTTATCGTTTACACTGGTAGTATTACAAACGTTAAAAGAGTTGGTAACTGACTTTAGAGAGTGGAGAAGTTTATGA
- the murF gene encoding UDP-N-acetylmuramoyl-tripeptide--D-alanyl-D-alanine ligase — protein MENYETLINFVVNVLFVLVLGWYLITNLQWYDYKLSRVVLKHHKAHWHLIYFIIPFIAYYTTDKFFTIFFIFAVLPAIYLWHRKLDKKLVLTWRVKRFLILLIALVLFQDILCTLKEACATYGVFMPLAVAYIGSTLIEKYLFEVYKRNAKYKLHSMKDLQIVCITGSYGKTSIKNFVAQILATKYKVYATPRSVNTIGGLVADVNNSLPQDTQVYVTEAGARQSGDIYTITKFLEPQTVVVGRVGEAHIEYFKSLQNIIATKLEIMHSPRLQTAYIHTSVTDEPHEKVKFFGNEISNVLADINGIDFEIDLEGEILKLHTDILGGFQTMNIAVAIKIAKQFGMSNEEITQAVANLQPVEHRLQKIEAGGKIIIDDGYNGNIDGMLEGVRICSLHSGEKVIVTPGLVESSNELNLKLIEAINDVFDTVIVTGSLNADLFDKNLNVKHKFILADKSKLTDLLAKQTKAGDIILFANDAPNFI, from the coding sequence ATGGAAAACTATGAAACTCTAATCAATTTTGTTGTTAATGTCCTTTTTGTTTTGGTGCTTGGATGGTATTTGATAACAAACCTGCAATGGTATGACTATAAACTTTCACGTGTAGTTCTGAAGCATCATAAAGCACATTGGCATTTGATCTATTTTATAATCCCGTTTATTGCATATTATACGACAGATAAGTTTTTTACAATCTTTTTTATATTTGCCGTATTGCCTGCTATATATTTATGGCATAGAAAGCTCGATAAGAAGTTGGTTTTAACGTGGAGGGTAAAAAGATTTTTAATCCTTTTGATTGCTCTGGTACTGTTTCAAGATATATTATGTACACTCAAAGAAGCATGTGCAACTTACGGCGTATTTATGCCTTTAGCAGTTGCATATATAGGAAGTACACTGATTGAAAAATATCTATTTGAAGTGTATAAAAGAAACGCAAAATACAAACTTCATAGTATGAAAGACCTTCAAATTGTGTGTATTACGGGAAGTTACGGAAAAACAAGTATTAAAAACTTTGTAGCACAAATTTTGGCGACAAAATATAAGGTATATGCAACGCCAAGAAGCGTAAATACTATCGGTGGACTTGTTGCTGATGTTAACAATAGTTTACCGCAAGATACACAAGTATACGTAACTGAAGCAGGTGCACGCCAAAGTGGTGATATCTATACAATTACAAAATTTTTAGAACCGCAAACTGTTGTAGTTGGACGTGTAGGTGAAGCACATATTGAGTATTTTAAATCATTGCAGAATATTATTGCAACAAAATTGGAGATTATGCACTCACCTCGTTTACAAACTGCATATATTCATACTTCAGTAACGGATGAACCGCATGAAAAAGTGAAGTTTTTCGGTAATGAAATTAGCAACGTTCTAGCAGATATTAACGGTATAGATTTTGAGATTGACTTAGAAGGTGAAATTTTAAAACTCCATACTGATATTTTAGGCGGATTCCAAACTATGAATATTGCAGTTGCTATTAAGATCGCAAAACAGTTTGGAATGAGTAATGAAGAGATCACACAAGCCGTTGCAAACTTACAGCCAGTTGAACACAGATTGCAAAAGATAGAAGCAGGCGGTAAAATTATTATCGATGACGGTTATAACGGTAACATAGACGGTATGCTTGAAGGTGTTCGCATCTGTTCTTTACACTCTGGAGAGAAAGTGATTGTTACACCAGGACTTGTTGAAAGCAGTAATGAATTAAATCTCAAACTGATTGAAGCTATTAACGATGTGTTTGATACGGTCATTGTTACTGGCTCATTAAATGCCGATCTTTTTGATAAAAATCTCAATGTAAAACATAAGTTTATACTCGCGGATAAGTCTAAGCTGACTGATTTACTGGCAAAACAAACAAAAGCGGGAGATATCATTCTTTTTGCGAATGATGCACCAAACTTTATATAA
- a CDS encoding alpha/beta fold hydrolase, with amino-acid sequence MAVKSIQHNQHTFDISYEIVNPEAKVDLIVLHGWGSNKELMKQSFSKEMSGFRHIYIDLPGFGKSTCSMPLTTADVARIVELLMIHMNASKDIIVGHSFGGKVALLLDPKVLVLLSSAGIYVSKSLKVRAKILLFKALKHLGFSKLREFFVADDAKKLSEHMYQTFKNVVDEDYSDEFSKYEGKALVCWGKEDTATPLSSGKKIASLIKNSDLNVYEGDHYFFMKNSADIGQKIEKTFLETLGH; translated from the coding sequence ATGGCTGTAAAATCTATTCAGCATAATCAACATACATTTGATATTAGCTACGAGATTGTAAATCCGGAAGCGAAAGTTGACTTAATAGTTTTACACGGCTGGGGTAGTAACAAAGAGTTGATGAAACAAAGTTTTTCAAAAGAGATGAGTGGTTTTAGACATATTTATATAGATCTTCCTGGTTTTGGAAAGTCTACTTGTTCTATGCCTCTTACTACTGCAGATGTTGCACGTATAGTTGAGCTTTTAATGATCCATATGAATGCCTCTAAAGATATTATTGTAGGACACTCTTTCGGTGGAAAAGTTGCATTGCTTTTAGATCCGAAAGTCTTGGTACTTCTTTCAAGTGCTGGTATTTATGTATCAAAATCACTTAAAGTAAGAGCAAAAATTTTACTTTTTAAAGCACTCAAGCATTTAGGCTTTTCAAAACTACGTGAATTTTTTGTTGCCGATGATGCAAAGAAACTGAGTGAACATATGTATCAAACATTTAAAAATGTAGTTGATGAAGATTATTCTGACGAGTTTTCTAAATATGAAGGCAAAGCACTTGTATGCTGGGGTAAAGAAGATACTGCTACACCATTAAGCTCAGGGAAAAAGATAGCATCGCTGATTAAAAACTCAGATCTTAACGTTTATGAGGGTGATCATTATTTCTTTATGAAAAACAGTGCTGATATTGGGCAAAAAATTGAAAAAACGTTTTTGGAAACATTAGGGCATTAG
- a CDS encoding D-alanine--D-alanine ligase, which translates to MKLTILFGGASFEHEISIVSAITLKEKLAAFDLTFIFCDSDHTFYLIDPSKMKAVTFSKGEHKKMPQLSLTQGAFVQKSLFSTREHSATVLNLIHGADGEDGTIASLLDFYGMKYIGPRTDASVFSFDKVYTKYLCDAIGVKSVEYEVLKKSEHKDISFEYPVIVKPARLGSSIGVSIVKEESQMDYALDTAFEFDDTVLVEPFLEGVKEYNLAGYKAGNEIKFSIVEEPHKEEFLDFEKKYMDFSRSEQVLKAEISEELVAKLQKNFEKVYDGLFEGALIRCDFFVHNDEVLLNEINPIPGSMANYLFADFANAIEELAASLNEKKRIGASYEYIHSISKAKGK; encoded by the coding sequence TTGAAATTAACTATTTTATTTGGCGGTGCTAGTTTCGAGCATGAAATCAGTATAGTGAGTGCAATTACACTCAAAGAAAAACTTGCAGCTTTTGATTTGACTTTTATTTTTTGCGACAGCGATCACACATTTTATTTAATAGACCCGTCAAAAATGAAAGCGGTTACTTTTTCTAAGGGTGAGCATAAAAAGATGCCGCAACTGAGTTTAACTCAGGGTGCATTTGTACAAAAATCTTTATTTTCAACACGTGAACATAGTGCAACTGTATTGAACCTTATTCACGGTGCAGACGGTGAAGACGGTACAATTGCGTCTCTTTTAGATTTTTACGGGATGAAGTACATAGGACCTAGAACTGATGCATCGGTATTTTCTTTTGATAAAGTTTATACAAAATATCTTTGTGATGCTATCGGAGTCAAAAGTGTAGAGTATGAAGTACTGAAAAAATCAGAACATAAAGATATCTCATTTGAATACCCTGTGATTGTAAAACCTGCACGTTTGGGAAGTTCAATAGGTGTAAGTATCGTTAAAGAAGAGTCTCAAATGGATTATGCACTGGACACTGCGTTTGAATTTGATGACACTGTATTGGTAGAACCGTTTTTAGAGGGTGTAAAAGAGTACAATTTAGCTGGATACAAAGCAGGTAACGAGATTAAATTTTCAATTGTTGAAGAGCCTCATAAAGAGGAATTTTTAGATTTTGAAAAAAAATATATGGACTTCTCACGCTCAGAGCAAGTTTTAAAAGCTGAAATTTCTGAAGAACTTGTGGCAAAACTGCAAAAGAATTTTGAAAAAGTGTATGACGGATTGTTTGAGGGTGCTCTTATCAGATGTGACTTTTTTGTACACAACGATGAGGTGCTATTAAATGAGATAAATCCTATCCCTGGAAGTATGGCTAACTATCTTTTTGCCGACTTCGCAAATGCTATTGAAGAGTTGGCTGCATCTTTAAACGAGAAAAAACGTATAGGTGCAAGTTATGAATATATTCATTCTATTTCAAAAGCAAAAGGGAAATAA
- the ruvA gene encoding Holliday junction branch migration protein RuvA, with protein sequence MIVGLNGIVVYKEPNFVHLDVNGVVYEVFISLQTFSALPKEKVSLFTTQIFREDAQLLFGFLETTEKKMFERLIKINGVGPKVAMAICSTYTPSQFAVVINNSDINGVKKVPGIGPKSAGRILVELNGFDTELLQPSDVDSSAANTQAYAQAMEALEALGFKKDKISKALSSLEADDTATLVKGALKLLQTI encoded by the coding sequence ATGATAGTTGGATTAAACGGAATTGTTGTTTATAAAGAACCAAACTTTGTACATTTGGATGTTAACGGCGTGGTATATGAGGTATTTATCTCCTTACAAACATTTTCGGCATTGCCGAAAGAGAAGGTTTCACTTTTTACCACACAGATTTTTCGTGAAGATGCACAATTATTATTTGGCTTTTTAGAAACAACCGAGAAAAAGATGTTTGAACGTCTTATAAAAATCAATGGAGTAGGTCCTAAGGTAGCAATGGCGATATGTTCTACATATACACCGTCTCAATTTGCTGTAGTAATAAACAACAGTGATATTAACGGTGTGAAAAAAGTACCAGGGATAGGACCAAAGAGTGCGGGGCGTATCTTGGTTGAATTAAACGGCTTTGATACAGAGTTATTACAGCCGTCTGATGTGGATTCATCAGCTGCAAATACACAGGCATATGCACAGGCAATGGAAGCACTTGAAGCATTAGGCTTTAAAAAAGACAAAATTTCAAAAGCACTCTCTTCGTTAGAAGCAGACGATACGGCGACGTTAGTCAAAGGTGCTTTAAAATTACTTCAAACAATTTAG